One window from the genome of Pseudonocardia hierapolitana encodes:
- a CDS encoding pyridoxamine 5'-phosphate oxidase family protein, which yields MSLSTTARTTLSRLRERARTDRADLHAVLDAGLVCHVGLIRDGAPVVLPTGYGRIDDTVYVHGSTGAGWLRIADGAPVCLTVTHVDGIVYARSVFHHSMNYRSAVVHGPARLVTDPAEELAGLRAIVEQLSPGSWEHAREPDRRELAATAVFAIDLAEASVKVRTGPPSDDEPDIAAGGRWAGVLPVRTVFGGPEPDPTLPPGSSVPAHVADRLPG from the coding sequence GTGAGCCTCTCGACGACCGCCCGCACCACCTTGTCCCGCCTGCGCGAGCGCGCCCGCACCGACCGCGCCGACCTGCACGCCGTGCTCGACGCGGGGCTCGTCTGCCACGTCGGTCTCATCCGGGACGGCGCCCCCGTCGTGCTGCCCACCGGCTACGGGCGCATCGACGACACCGTCTACGTGCACGGCTCCACCGGAGCGGGCTGGCTCCGGATCGCCGACGGCGCCCCGGTCTGCCTGACCGTCACCCACGTCGACGGGATCGTCTACGCGCGCTCGGTGTTCCACCACTCGATGAACTACCGCAGCGCGGTGGTGCACGGTCCCGCGAGGCTCGTCACCGATCCGGCCGAGGAGCTGGCCGGCCTGCGCGCCATCGTGGAGCAGCTCTCGCCGGGTTCGTGGGAGCACGCCCGCGAACCGGACCGCCGCGAGCTCGCGGCCACCGCCGTGTTCGCCATCGACCTCGCGGAGGCGAGCGTGAAGGTGCGCACCGGCCCACCGAGCGACGACGAGCCCGACATCGCCGCCGGCGGCCGGTGGGCCGGCGTGCTCCCGGTACGCACGGTCTTCGGCGGGCCCGAGCCCGACCCGACGCTCCCGCCCGGTTCCTCGGTGCCCGCCCACGTGGCCGACCGCCTGCCGGGGTAA
- a CDS encoding PLP-dependent aminotransferase family protein gives MAGPLPSDFGRPLVDLPPLPLDRAAARPLAVQLADALRAATADGTLRAGDRLPSTRALAATLGVSRTVTAAAYDQLLAEGWAQGRRGSGTYVVGAPAGPPARVRAPAAPAPRTESALVDLTAGTPCIAALDRAAWRRAWRAAADPLPDLGPDFVGLEEFRTVVVEHLLRHRGLPADPADVLATGGSTSAVGELARTFPAGARVAVEEPGYQRAVTALRDAGLDVTSVPVDDAGLVVDALPPGLAAVYCTPAHQYPTGSRLSAARRVALVERARAEGFLVLEDDYDGELRYDVAPLPLLAALGPDVVVHLGTASKLLTPTLGAGWLVAPPAVREAVLAARERSGGRPARAGQRVFAAFGVHGDLARHLRRLRRELAGRRSAVAAAVRAAGLAVVGDAAGAHVVVPLADAATERAAVAAAAARGVRLDGLARHYAGTPAGAGIVLGYAGPSRADLERALPVVAEALATP, from the coding sequence GTGGCAGGGCCACTTCCGTCCGACTTCGGAAGGCCACTCGTGGACCTGCCGCCGTTGCCGCTGGACCGTGCCGCTGCGCGCCCGCTCGCCGTCCAGCTCGCCGACGCGCTGCGCGCCGCCACCGCCGACGGCACGCTCCGCGCGGGCGACCGCCTCCCGTCGACCCGTGCGCTCGCGGCGACGCTCGGCGTGAGCCGCACGGTGACCGCCGCGGCCTACGACCAGCTGCTCGCCGAGGGCTGGGCTCAGGGGCGGCGTGGGTCGGGCACGTACGTGGTGGGGGCGCCCGCCGGACCGCCTGCGCGCGTGCGGGCCCCGGCGGCGCCCGCTCCGCGAACCGAGTCCGCCCTCGTCGACCTGACGGCGGGCACGCCCTGCATCGCCGCGCTCGACCGGGCTGCGTGGCGGCGTGCCTGGCGGGCGGCCGCCGACCCGTTGCCCGATCTCGGGCCGGACTTCGTGGGGCTGGAGGAGTTCCGGACGGTCGTGGTCGAGCACCTGCTGCGCCACCGTGGCCTGCCGGCCGACCCGGCCGACGTGCTCGCGACCGGTGGCAGCACGTCGGCGGTCGGCGAGCTCGCGCGCACGTTCCCCGCGGGCGCCCGGGTGGCTGTGGAGGAGCCGGGCTACCAGCGGGCCGTCACCGCGCTGCGCGACGCGGGCCTCGACGTCACGAGCGTTCCGGTGGACGACGCCGGCCTCGTGGTGGACGCGCTCCCGCCCGGCCTCGCAGCCGTCTACTGCACGCCTGCGCACCAGTACCCCACGGGCTCGCGGCTCTCGGCCGCCCGGCGGGTGGCGCTGGTGGAGCGGGCGCGCGCCGAGGGGTTCCTCGTGCTGGAGGACGACTACGACGGCGAGCTGCGCTACGACGTCGCGCCGCTGCCGCTGCTCGCCGCGCTCGGGCCCGATGTCGTGGTCCACCTCGGCACGGCGAGCAAGCTGCTCACCCCGACACTCGGCGCCGGGTGGCTCGTCGCCCCGCCCGCGGTGCGGGAGGCGGTGCTGGCCGCCCGCGAGCGCAGCGGCGGCCGCCCGGCGCGAGCGGGTCAGCGGGTCTTCGCGGCCTTCGGCGTCCACGGCGACCTGGCGCGGCACCTGCGGCGGCTGCGGCGCGAGCTGGCCGGACGGCGCAGCGCCGTCGCCGCCGCCGTGCGGGCCGCCGGGCTCGCGGTGGTGGGTGACGCCGCCGGCGCGCACGTGGTGGTGCCGCTGGCCGATGCCGCCACCGAGCGAGCGGCCGTGGCCGCGGCAGCGGCACGGGGTGTCCGGCTCGACGGGCTCGCCCGCCACTACGCCGGAACGCCGGCCGGGGCGGGGATCGTGCTCGGGTACGCCGGCCCGAGCCGTGCCGATCTGGAGCGCGCATTGCCGGTGGTGGCGGAGGCGCTGGCCACGCCATGA
- a CDS encoding FadR/GntR family transcriptional regulator, which yields MDLSFLVRSLAERAVPEPGTGRLRLPTERELGASLEISRGSLREQLSVLELLGFLDRTQGRGSYLQVPDAGFLRLYFDLSRQLGQLTHGQFSAAREMLEISVAEAAAERATDDDVAELRALVDEMVRAADAGDQDRALEADLEFHRRLFTVVDNPIFTLMRDGLAHVLRGAVVDRRRLAAEREPSADGAPRPSDAVHYEVVEALAARDGAAAAAAMRHHFVVWRSATSH from the coding sequence ATGGACCTGTCGTTCCTGGTCCGCAGCCTCGCCGAGCGGGCGGTACCCGAGCCGGGCACCGGCCGGCTCAGGCTGCCGACGGAGCGTGAGCTCGGGGCGAGCCTGGAGATCAGCCGGGGTTCGCTGCGGGAACAGCTGTCCGTGTTGGAGCTGCTGGGCTTCCTCGACCGGACGCAGGGCCGGGGGTCCTACCTGCAGGTCCCGGACGCCGGCTTCCTGCGGCTCTACTTCGACCTCTCGCGCCAGCTCGGCCAGCTGACGCACGGGCAGTTCAGCGCGGCCCGGGAGATGCTGGAGATCTCCGTGGCCGAGGCCGCGGCGGAGCGCGCCACCGACGACGACGTGGCCGAGCTGCGCGCGCTCGTCGACGAGATGGTGCGGGCGGCCGACGCAGGCGACCAGGACCGCGCGCTGGAGGCCGACCTGGAGTTCCACCGCCGCCTGTTCACCGTGGTGGACAACCCGATCTTCACCCTGATGCGGGACGGCCTCGCGCACGTCCTGCGTGGCGCGGTCGTCGACCGCAGGCGGCTCGCCGCGGAACGCGAGCCGTCCGCCGACGGCGCGCCGCGGCCGTCCGACGCCGTCCACTACGAGGTCGTCGAGGCGCTCGCCGCGCGGGACGGGGCCGCCGCGGCCGCCGCGATGCGCCACCACTTCGTCGTATGGCGCAGCGCCACCAGCCACTAG
- a CDS encoding NAD(P)-dependent oxidoreductase, whose protein sequence is MPTVTFVGIGAIGLPMARRLVDAGHDTTGVDTLPAALERAAAAGVPAVGGFGEAPRAEFVVAMVATPDQLDALVTDAVAGDVAGQCWIVMSTVGPESVRAQAERLTAAGAAVIDVPVTGGVARAATGELTLFASGPAADVAAARPVLEALGTVREVGDEVGDGQAVKVVNQHLCAVHIVAAAEALALAGALGLDRAQVLSFVEQGAAGSFMLSDRGPRMLQGTDVDVASAISIFVKDSGLVADAAAVVGARTPLLDVARARYLQAADAGLAARDDSRVIETYSEETA, encoded by the coding sequence ATGCCAACAGTCACCTTCGTCGGGATCGGGGCCATCGGGCTTCCGATGGCCCGCAGGCTGGTGGACGCAGGCCACGACACGACGGGCGTCGACACGCTCCCCGCGGCGCTCGAGCGGGCGGCCGCTGCCGGCGTGCCGGCCGTGGGCGGCTTCGGCGAGGCGCCGCGCGCGGAGTTCGTGGTCGCGATGGTCGCGACGCCCGACCAGCTCGACGCCCTCGTCACCGATGCGGTTGCGGGCGACGTCGCCGGGCAGTGCTGGATCGTGATGAGCACCGTGGGGCCGGAGTCGGTGCGCGCCCAGGCCGAGCGGCTGACGGCGGCGGGCGCAGCCGTCATCGACGTACCGGTGACCGGCGGGGTGGCGCGCGCCGCCACGGGGGAGCTCACGCTCTTCGCCTCGGGCCCGGCCGCGGACGTCGCCGCGGCGCGTCCCGTGCTCGAGGCACTCGGCACCGTCCGCGAGGTGGGCGACGAGGTCGGCGACGGCCAGGCGGTCAAGGTCGTCAACCAGCACCTCTGCGCCGTCCACATCGTGGCCGCCGCCGAGGCGCTCGCACTGGCCGGCGCGCTCGGCCTGGACCGGGCCCAGGTCCTCTCGTTCGTGGAGCAGGGCGCCGCCGGATCGTTCATGCTGTCCGACCGCGGGCCGCGCATGCTGCAGGGCACCGACGTCGACGTCGCCAGCGCGATCTCGATCTTCGTGAAGGACAGCGGCCTCGTGGCCGACGCCGCGGCCGTTGTGGGCGCCCGCACCCCGCTGCTCGACGTGGCGCGGGCCCGCTACCTGCAAGCCGCTGACGCAGGCCTCGCCGCGCGGGACGACTCGCGCGTGATCGAAACCTATTCGGAGGAGACGGCATGA
- a CDS encoding SDR family NAD(P)-dependent oxidoreductase, with the protein MTESGRTAVLTGAASRRGIGRALADRLAGEGWAIAVLDIDGDEARSAAAEIGAAHDVPALGLGVDVSDQAAVDAAIAEVEAGLPPIVALANVAGIASPVPFMNETVEGWDRVFAVNMRGTFIVTQRVMRGMIERRRGRVVSLSSVSAQRGGGTYSKVAYSASKAAIIGFTRALAREVGEYGITVNAVAPGPVDTDIMGGMLTDERKAAMSADTLIGRVGTREEVAALIAFLLGDDAGWITAATYDINGGLQIS; encoded by the coding sequence ATGACCGAGAGCGGACGCACCGCAGTCCTGACGGGTGCGGCCTCCCGGCGCGGCATCGGCCGCGCCCTCGCCGACCGGCTGGCCGGCGAGGGCTGGGCGATCGCGGTGCTGGACATCGACGGCGACGAGGCGCGGTCGGCGGCCGCCGAGATCGGTGCGGCCCACGACGTTCCGGCGCTCGGTCTCGGCGTGGACGTCTCCGACCAGGCCGCCGTCGACGCCGCGATCGCGGAGGTGGAGGCCGGCCTGCCACCGATCGTCGCGCTGGCCAACGTCGCCGGGATCGCCTCGCCCGTCCCGTTCATGAACGAGACGGTGGAGGGCTGGGACCGCGTCTTCGCGGTCAACATGCGCGGCACGTTCATCGTGACCCAGCGGGTGATGCGCGGCATGATCGAGCGCAGGCGGGGCCGCGTCGTCAGCCTCTCGTCGGTCTCGGCCCAGCGCGGCGGCGGCACCTACTCGAAGGTCGCCTACAGCGCGTCGAAGGCCGCGATCATCGGCTTCACCCGCGCGCTCGCCCGCGAGGTGGGGGAGTACGGCATCACCGTCAACGCGGTGGCGCCCGGGCCGGTCGACACCGACATCATGGGCGGCATGCTCACCGACGAGCGCAAGGCCGCGATGTCCGCCGACACCCTGATCGGCCGGGTGGGCACCCGCGAGGAGGTCGCGGCGCTCATCGCGTTCCTGCTCGGCGACGACGCGGGCTGGATCACCGCCGCCACGTACGACATCAACGGCGGGCTCCAGATCTCATGA
- a CDS encoding four-carbon acid sugar kinase family protein, translated as MSVLESELLASYPPQVEIPASEVAAAVAASGRTLVVLDDDPTGTQSVADLPVLTRWASEDFEWAFAQRAPAVYVLTNTRSLDPEQAERRNREVVRNALAAADGVPLGFVSRSDSTLRGHFPLEPEVIADELAQAAGVRTDAVVIVPAFPDAGRVTIGGTHYMRDGTGGLTPVAETEFAQDATFGYTKSRLAEYVEEKSGGRYPARDVLVLDLAVIRSGAVADVLAGATGGRPVVADIVTENDLRALAIGLAEAERRGKTLLYRVGPPFVRGRIGQEVRAPLTAEEAFAGHAPEAGGGLVVIGSHVGLTTRQFDVLLDGHPSARVVELRVDELLGATTSSAGTGFASLEPVVADVVAGLAEGDVVLHTSRTLVRADSAAESLRIARTVSAGLVHAVRETLAQRRPRFVVAKGGITSSDVASEGLEIRHAIVRGPMLPGIVSLWEPVGGPATGIPYVVFPGNVGDDRSLLDVVRVLATVRS; from the coding sequence ATGAGCGTGCTGGAGTCCGAGCTGCTGGCGAGCTACCCGCCCCAGGTGGAGATCCCGGCGAGCGAGGTGGCGGCGGCCGTCGCGGCGTCGGGACGCACGCTGGTCGTCCTCGACGACGACCCGACCGGCACCCAATCCGTGGCCGATCTGCCGGTGCTCACCCGATGGGCGAGCGAGGACTTCGAGTGGGCCTTCGCGCAGCGTGCCCCCGCCGTGTACGTGCTGACCAACACCCGCAGCCTGGATCCGGAGCAGGCCGAGAGGCGCAACCGCGAGGTCGTGCGCAACGCCCTCGCCGCGGCCGACGGCGTGCCGCTCGGGTTCGTCAGCCGCAGCGACTCCACGCTGCGCGGGCACTTCCCCCTCGAACCGGAGGTGATCGCCGACGAGCTGGCGCAGGCGGCCGGCGTGCGCACCGATGCCGTGGTCATCGTGCCCGCGTTCCCGGACGCCGGGCGGGTGACGATCGGGGGCACCCACTACATGCGCGACGGCACCGGCGGGCTCACGCCCGTGGCCGAGACCGAGTTCGCGCAGGACGCGACGTTCGGGTACACGAAGTCGCGGCTGGCCGAGTACGTCGAGGAGAAGTCCGGCGGCCGGTACCCGGCGCGGGACGTGCTCGTGCTCGACCTCGCCGTGATCCGCTCCGGCGCGGTGGCGGACGTGCTCGCCGGCGCGACGGGCGGTAGGCCGGTCGTGGCCGACATCGTCACCGAGAACGATCTGCGGGCGCTCGCCATCGGGCTGGCGGAGGCGGAGCGGCGGGGCAAGACCCTGCTGTACCGGGTGGGTCCGCCGTTCGTCCGGGGCCGGATCGGTCAGGAGGTCCGCGCGCCCCTCACCGCCGAGGAGGCGTTCGCCGGGCATGCGCCCGAGGCGGGCGGCGGGCTCGTCGTCATCGGTTCGCACGTGGGGCTGACCACCCGCCAGTTCGACGTGCTGCTCGACGGGCATCCGTCCGCGCGGGTGGTGGAGCTGCGGGTCGACGAGCTGCTGGGCGCCACGACGTCGAGCGCGGGGACCGGCTTCGCCTCGCTCGAACCGGTCGTCGCGGACGTGGTGGCGGGTCTCGCGGAGGGCGACGTCGTCCTGCACACGAGCCGGACGCTGGTGCGGGCGGACTCGGCGGCCGAGAGCCTGCGGATCGCCCGCACCGTCTCGGCCGGCCTGGTCCACGCCGTGCGGGAGACGCTCGCGCAGCGGCGGCCCCGGTTCGTGGTCGCCAAGGGCGGGATCACCTCGTCCGACGTCGCGAGCGAGGGCCTGGAGATCCGCCACGCGATCGTCCGCGGCCCGATGCTGCCGGGCATCGTGTCGCTGTGGGAGCCGGTCGGCGGCCCCGCCACCGGCATCCCGTACGTCGTGTTCCCCGGCAACGTCGGCGACGACCGGTCGCTGCTCGACGTCGTGCGCGTGCTGGCTACCGTCCGGTCGTGA